The sequence CACGCCAACGCCTACGTCTCCAAGCCGGTGGACTTCGACCAGTTCATCAGCGTGGTCCGGCGGATCGACGACTTCTTCGTCACCGTCGTCAAGCTGCCCAACTCCGACCAGCACTACTGAGCCGGAGCGTTCCCGCCGCCCAGACCGGGCTGACCGAGAATCTCCCTGGAGACCCGCTCAGCCCGCAGATCATGGCAGGTCGATGGCCTCTGCCTGACTAACGTGACAGGAATCACATCCGGTCAGTGAAAATGTGAGTGACCCTTCTCACATAACCCCCGGGCTCCGTCGTAACGTATCCCCACCAATATGCGCGCGCACGTGTGAGCCGGCGCGACCATGGCCCAGCGCGCGGCACAACTGAAACGACCCGGACCCTTGGCGAGCGGGGTCCGTGGGAGGTGGAGAGGTCACCGATGACCCAGACAACGGCCGACAGCCCGGCCAGAAGACAGCGTGCGCAGATCAAGGAGCGCACCCTGCGTACCGACCAGTGGTGGCGCTATCCACTGATCACCTTCATCATCTTCACTGCGTTCCTCGTCTACGCCACGTGGGCGATCTTCGACACGGACTACTTCGTGTCCCCGTATCACGCTCCGTTCGCGTCCCCGTGCCTGGCGACCAGCTGCCCGCCGGAGTCGCGCCTGTTCGGCTTCGCGCCCTTCGGCGACTGGTACACCCTGCCTCCGGGCCTGCTCATCCTGGGCCTGCCCGCCGGCTTCCGCTTCACCTGCTACTACTACCGCAAGGCCTACTACCGGGGCTTCTGGCTGTCGCCCCCGGCGTGCGGGGTGAACGAGCCGCACAGCAAGTACACCGGTGAGTCCCGCTTCCCGCTGATCCTGCAGAACGTCCACCGCTACTTCTTCTACGCGGCGATCGTGGTCGGCCTGGTCCTCGCCATCGACGCGGTGAAGGCCCTCATCGGCAACCCGACGGGGCTCGGGACGTGGATCCTCATCGCCAACGCCGTACTGATCAACCTGTACACGCTGTCGTGCCACTCCTGCCGTCACATCACGGCCGGGCGGCTGAACCACTTCTCCAAGCACCCCGTCCGCTACAGGGCGTGGGGCTTCGTCTCCAAACTCAACGCCAAGCACCAGGAGCTGGCGCTGATCTCGATGTTCTCGGTGATGGGCGCCGACCTCTACGTCCGGCTGGTCGCCAAGGGCATCATCAACTTCCCGTTCGCATAAGGATCTGCTGTGGAAATCGAGCGTCACGAATACGACGTCGTCGTCATCGGCGCCGGCGGAGCAGGACTGCGGGCGGCCATCGAAGCCCGCCAGCAGGGCAAGCGGACGGCGATCGTCTGCAAGTCGCTGTTCGGCAAGGCACACACGGTCATGGCCGAGGGCGGCGCGGCCGCGGCCATGGGCAACGTCAACAGTGCCGACAACTGGATGGTGCACTTCCGTGACACCATGCGCGGCGGCAAGTTCCTCAACAACTGGCGGATGGCCGAGCTGCACGCCAAGGAGGCGCCGGACCGGGTCTGGGAGCTGGAGGCGTGGGGTGCGCTGTTCGACCGCACCAAGGACGGCAAGATCAGCCAGCGCAACTTCGGCGGGCACGAATATCCCCGGCTCGCCCACGTCGGCGACCGTACCGGCCTGGAGCTGATCCGCACCCTGCAGCAGCGCGTGGTCGCGCTCCAGCAGGAGGACGAGAAGCTGCACGGCGACGCCGAGGCCTACATCAAGGTCTTCCAGGAATGTACGGTGACCCGCCTGCTCAAGGACGGGGACGCGATCTCCGGCGCCTTCGGCTACTGGCGGGAGAACGGCAAGCTCATCCTGTTCGACACCCCCGCGGTCGTGCTGGCCACGGGCGGCATCGGCAAGTCCTACGTGGTGACCTCCAACTCCTGGGAGTACACCGGGGACGGCCACGCGCTGGCGCTGCTGGCCGGGGCGAAGCTGATCAACATGGAGTTCATCCAGTTCCACCCCACCGGGATGGTCTGGCCGCCGTCGGTCCGCGGCATCCTCGTCACCGAGTCCGTCCGCGGTGACGGCGGGGTGCTGAAGAACTCCGACGGCAAGCGCTTCATGTTCGACTACATCCCCGAGGTGTTCAAGGACAAGTACGCCACCACCGAGGAGGAGGGCGACCGCTGGTACACCGACCAGGCCAACAACCGCCGTCCCCCGGAGCTGCTCCCCCGTGACGAGGTGGCGCGGGCCATCAACTCCGAGGTGAAGGCCGGCCGCGGATCCCCGCAGGGCGGCGTCTACCTCGACGTCTCCAGCCGGCTGCCGGCCGCCGAGATCGTCAGGCGGCTGCCGTCGATGCACCACCAGTTCAAGGAGCTGGCCGACGTCGACATCACCAAGGAGCCCATGCAGGTCGGCCCGACCTGCCACTACA comes from Streptosporangium roseum DSM 43021 and encodes:
- a CDS encoding fumarate reductase/succinate dehydrogenase flavoprotein subunit, coding for MEIERHEYDVVVIGAGGAGLRAAIEARQQGKRTAIVCKSLFGKAHTVMAEGGAAAAMGNVNSADNWMVHFRDTMRGGKFLNNWRMAELHAKEAPDRVWELEAWGALFDRTKDGKISQRNFGGHEYPRLAHVGDRTGLELIRTLQQRVVALQQEDEKLHGDAEAYIKVFQECTVTRLLKDGDAISGAFGYWRENGKLILFDTPAVVLATGGIGKSYVVTSNSWEYTGDGHALALLAGAKLINMEFIQFHPTGMVWPPSVRGILVTESVRGDGGVLKNSDGKRFMFDYIPEVFKDKYATTEEEGDRWYTDQANNRRPPELLPRDEVARAINSEVKAGRGSPQGGVYLDVSSRLPAAEIVRRLPSMHHQFKELADVDITKEPMQVGPTCHYIMGGVEVDADTGAADVPGLFAAGEVSGGMHGSNRLGGNSLSDLLVFGRRAGAGAAAYVDGLAARPKVSPDSVDTAKAEALAPLERAGENPYEVHHELQRTMNELVGIIRKAEEVTEALEAVGKLKERARGVGAVGSRIYNPGWHLSLDLRNMLLVSECVAKAALLRQESRGGHTRDDFPGMSSEWRRKILLCGLSPDGSGVTVEEKVQPAMREDLIKLFDRDELKKYITEDELADFDALVKE